Proteins encoded within one genomic window of Vicinamibacterales bacterium:
- a CDS encoding ABC-F family ATP-binding cassette domain-containing protein translates to MIQLSSLTKSFGERILLDQVTWQIDDRERVGLSGPNGAGKTTLLKMLAGIDEADAGQIVKPAGLTIGYLPQDGLTYSGRTLREEAGLAFKPLLDMKAEIAAIEDRLGDDGASHDEHETMLSRYAELQDQFRRGEGYAIDLKVTTVLRGLGFSEADMEKRTDTFSGGWQMRIALARLLLGRPGLLLLDEPTNHLDLEARNWLEDYLSNYPHAVILVSHDRFFLDAVVTRITEIGMRTLTDYVGNYSAYIRERDARMDRLRQMKKEQDDEIERMNAFISRFRYQATKASQVQSRIKMVEKIVPIEIPPERKRVRFHFPDCRKSGRMTLELTHARKAYGDTLVFRDVNLHLERGDRIALIGPNGVGKSTLMRMLSGVEAPEAGARVEGHNVVMQYFAQDEAAKLDPTLTVYQTLAGDSPIQMVPHIRTILGGFLFSGDDIDKPVRVLSGGERTRLAVARMLLRPANTLLLDEPTNHLDLDSKDVLLEALEDFGGTLIFVSHDRYFVDKLATKVIDIGGGDAAVYPGTYEQFLWSRRQRSMPESRAAVADAPRVKAPVKAAPSSQPKKPDPRHRTSATGPASKPSPSFEEKKRADAEVRKTRKEGEARQRRIADLEGRIAAAEKEVKELEAKMSAPGFYENHVASKPVIDRHQALMWEVGDLMNQWETLQSETKV, encoded by the coding sequence GTGATCCAGCTCTCCTCTCTCACTAAGTCGTTCGGCGAACGCATTCTGCTCGACCAGGTCACCTGGCAGATCGACGACCGCGAGCGCGTCGGGCTCAGCGGTCCCAATGGCGCGGGCAAGACCACGCTGCTCAAGATGCTGGCCGGCATCGACGAGGCCGACGCCGGGCAGATCGTCAAGCCCGCCGGGCTGACGATCGGGTATCTGCCGCAGGACGGGCTCACCTATTCCGGCCGCACGCTCCGCGAGGAGGCCGGGCTCGCCTTCAAGCCGCTGCTCGACATGAAGGCCGAGATCGCCGCCATCGAGGATCGCCTCGGCGACGACGGCGCCAGCCATGACGAGCACGAGACGATGCTGTCGCGCTACGCCGAGCTGCAGGACCAGTTCCGCCGCGGCGAGGGCTACGCGATCGACCTGAAGGTGACGACCGTGCTGCGCGGCCTCGGCTTCTCCGAAGCCGACATGGAGAAGAGGACCGACACCTTCTCGGGCGGCTGGCAGATGCGGATCGCGCTCGCGCGCCTGCTGCTCGGCCGGCCCGGCCTGCTGCTGCTCGACGAACCGACCAATCACCTTGACCTCGAAGCCCGCAACTGGCTCGAGGACTACCTCTCCAATTACCCGCACGCGGTCATCCTCGTCAGCCACGATCGGTTCTTCCTCGACGCCGTGGTCACGCGCATCACCGAGATCGGCATGCGCACGCTGACCGACTACGTCGGCAACTACTCGGCCTACATCCGCGAGCGCGACGCGCGGATGGATCGCCTGCGCCAGATGAAGAAGGAGCAGGACGACGAGATCGAGCGGATGAACGCGTTCATCAGCCGTTTCCGCTACCAGGCGACCAAAGCGTCGCAGGTGCAGAGCCGGATCAAGATGGTCGAGAAGATCGTGCCGATCGAGATCCCGCCCGAGCGCAAGCGCGTGCGCTTCCACTTTCCCGACTGCCGGAAGAGCGGCCGGATGACGCTCGAGCTCACGCACGCGCGGAAGGCCTACGGCGACACACTCGTCTTCCGCGACGTCAACCTGCATCTCGAGCGCGGCGACCGGATCGCGCTGATCGGCCCCAACGGCGTCGGCAAGTCGACCTTGATGCGGATGTTGTCGGGCGTCGAGGCGCCCGAGGCGGGCGCCCGCGTCGAGGGGCACAACGTGGTCATGCAGTACTTCGCGCAGGACGAAGCGGCGAAGCTCGATCCGACGCTCACCGTCTACCAGACGCTCGCCGGCGACTCCCCGATTCAGATGGTGCCGCACATCCGCACCATCCTGGGCGGCTTCCTCTTCTCCGGCGACGACATCGACAAGCCGGTGCGCGTGCTGTCGGGTGGCGAGCGCACCCGGCTCGCCGTCGCGCGCATGCTGCTGCGGCCCGCCAACACGCTGCTCCTCGACGAGCCGACCAACCACCTCGATCTCGATTCGAAAGACGTGCTGCTCGAGGCGCTCGAGGATTTCGGCGGCACCCTGATCTTCGTGTCGCACGACCGCTACTTCGTCGACAAGCTGGCCACCAAGGTGATCGACATCGGCGGCGGCGACGCCGCCGTCTACCCCGGCACCTACGAGCAGTTCCTGTGGTCGCGGCGTCAGCGATCGATGCCCGAGAGCCGGGCCGCGGTCGCCGATGCGCCGCGGGTCAAGGCACCGGTGAAGGCGGCGCCGTCCTCCCAGCCGAAGAAACCGGATCCCCGACACCGGACATCGGCGACCGGACCCGCATCGAAGCCGTCACCGTCGTTCGAAGAGAAGAAACGCGCCGACGCGGAGGTCAGGAAGACACGCAAGGAAGGCGAAGCCAGGCAGCGCCGCATCGCCGACCTCGAAGGCAGGATTGCGGCGGCGGAGAAAGAAGTGAAGGAGCTGGAGGCGAAAATGTCGGCGCCCGGCTTCTACGAAAACCACGTCGCCTCCAAACCGGTCATCGATCGCCACCAGGCGCTCATGTGGGAGGTCGGCGATCTCATGAATCAGTGGGAGACGCTGCAGTCAGAGACAAAAGTGTAA
- a CDS encoding ATP-binding protein yields MRKNAQKPAGRRAGGPGVVPDGFYRDMVWNFRNGVVAITRDGRLAVMNEIAYRVLGLKRRPSDIGRHFSEVLRDVPDVVRIIAGAFEISHLPNRAELRLKNSGKVIGYTLSLVKDARGRNVGATLFFKDLTRVEQLEERERLRDRLAALGEMAAAIAHEIKNPLAGIEVMSGLLKRQLPDSPDAQTILADIIKEAKMANRMVQEVLAFVRPIRLQVEDTSVGDVIRDAIGMAEKHSLKRGIEVKVDIPEALRPIQGDPAQLRQIFTNFLTNAFEAMNGTGVVEIAAVAQEGDEEVGPEHGGPTVVITVSDNGPGIPAEVTDRIFSPFFTTKPQGSGLGLAIVRKIVDAHDGRIDVGKRAGGGAVFRVTLPFRSQQQLFG; encoded by the coding sequence GTGCGCAAAAATGCGCAGAAACCGGCGGGACGCCGCGCCGGCGGACCGGGTGTCGTGCCGGACGGGTTCTACCGCGACATGGTCTGGAACTTCCGCAACGGGGTCGTCGCGATCACCCGCGACGGCCGCCTCGCGGTGATGAACGAGATCGCCTACCGGGTGCTCGGTCTGAAGCGCCGGCCCTCCGACATCGGCCGTCACTTCAGCGAGGTCCTGCGCGACGTGCCCGACGTCGTCCGCATCATCGCCGGCGCATTCGAAATTTCGCACCTGCCCAACCGCGCCGAGCTGCGCCTGAAGAACTCCGGCAAGGTGATCGGCTACACGCTGTCGCTGGTCAAGGATGCGCGCGGTCGCAACGTCGGCGCGACGCTGTTCTTCAAGGACCTGACCCGCGTCGAACAGCTCGAGGAACGCGAACGCCTGCGCGACCGGCTGGCCGCGCTCGGTGAAATGGCGGCCGCGATCGCCCACGAAATCAAGAACCCGCTGGCCGGCATCGAGGTGATGTCGGGTCTGCTCAAGCGGCAACTGCCCGATTCGCCCGACGCGCAGACCATCCTGGCCGACATCATCAAGGAAGCCAAGATGGCCAACCGGATGGTGCAGGAGGTGCTGGCGTTCGTGCGCCCGATCCGGCTGCAGGTGGAAGACACCAGCGTCGGCGACGTGATCCGCGACGCGATCGGCATGGCCGAGAAGCACTCCCTCAAACGGGGGATCGAGGTGAAGGTCGACATCCCCGAGGCGCTGCGGCCGATTCAGGGAGACCCGGCGCAGCTGCGCCAGATCTTCACCAACTTCCTCACCAACGCCTTCGAGGCGATGAACGGCACCGGCGTCGTCGAGATCGCCGCGGTCGCGCAGGAGGGAGACGAGGAGGTCGGTCCCGAGCATGGCGGGCCGACCGTCGTCATCACCGTCTCGGACAACGGGCCCGGGATCCCGGCCGAGGTCACGGATCGCATTTTCAGTCCGTTCTTCACCACCAAACCCCAGGGTTCCGGCCTGGGCCTGGCCATCGTGCGCAAGATCGTCGACGCGCACGACGGGCGGATCGACGTCGGCAAGCGCGCTGGCGGGGGCGCGGTGTTCCGGGTCACCCTGCCGTTCAGGAGCCAGCAGCAGCTGTTCGGGTGA
- a CDS encoding response regulator — MIDESFLTTEEVLEYLQVNLRTVYRLIKAGKIPAVRVGRQWRFRKRDIDAWLESQRPRGGARASGSPPARPAPAAHGSRPRVLIVDDEATIRDLLSKTLALAEYDVDMAPDGRTALERLRIIPYDLLITDLKMPGVDGLTVIREARRLKADLPVIIITGFSNEASAIEAVNLGVSGYLTKPFRVPRVLAAASKALGE, encoded by the coding sequence ATGATCGACGAAAGTTTCCTGACCACCGAGGAGGTGCTCGAATATCTCCAGGTCAACCTGCGGACGGTCTACCGTCTTATCAAGGCGGGGAAGATCCCGGCCGTGCGGGTCGGCCGACAGTGGCGCTTCCGCAAGCGCGACATCGACGCGTGGCTCGAGAGCCAGCGGCCGCGCGGCGGCGCGCGCGCCTCAGGATCCCCGCCGGCGCGTCCGGCACCGGCGGCCCACGGCAGCCGTCCCCGCGTGCTGATCGTCGACGACGAAGCGACCATCCGGGATCTGCTCTCGAAGACGCTCGCGCTCGCCGAGTACGACGTCGACATGGCCCCCGACGGCCGCACCGCCCTCGAGCGGCTGCGCATCATTCCCTACGATCTGCTGATTACGGATCTGAAGATGCCGGGCGTCGACGGCCTCACGGTCATCCGCGAAGCGCGGCGGCTGAAAGCCGATCTGCCGGTGATCATCATCACCGGCTTCTCGAACGAAGCAAGCGCCATCGAAGCCGTCAACCTCGGCGTGTCCGGCTATCTCACCAAGCCCTTCCGGGTGCCCCGAGTCCTGGCCGCCGCGTCAAAAGCCCTCGGCGAGTAG
- a CDS encoding ATP-binding protein, with protein MRELLLQFSRNVSGSPGLPTALQALTPEIRAIYGVRRVEIWLHDRRNRQLLLTAAIGGAHTADPVPSDDATHYAAWGMRLERAKLRGEELVAPLRGWRRALGTLVVEPGDAESIESVRELARQLSVAIENVQLLDEILRQRRLLEDTFNSLVDLVVVLDKDLRIVDANDAFASRVALKRAEIVRHPLRDLVGPETLAYVEAADTWQGIVPAVQRRVDDTELDGIFLLTATPLSSQDGRTLGRVLVARDITRQTRLEAERAALRERLTQSEKLASLGQFVAGIAHEINNPLQGVMGHLELMLATSEAARPLRKELKQIFQEADRAAKIVRNLLVFTGAHRIARQKTTLDRVLTRALASRKPQLARAGIRIARRQGVRLPPVLCDPAHLQQAFLNVLINAEHAVLEGGAARRIDITTASRARASQVVVRIRDHGRGIAADVLPKIFDPFFTTKDVGQGTGLGLAITYGIVAEHGGTITAANADGGGAVFEIELPAASVDGKVGTIGPP; from the coding sequence TTGCGGGAGTTACTGCTGCAATTCTCCCGCAACGTCTCGGGCAGCCCGGGCCTGCCGACCGCGCTCCAGGCGCTCACCCCCGAGATCCGCGCCATCTACGGCGTCCGCCGGGTCGAGATCTGGCTCCACGACCGCCGGAATCGCCAGCTTCTGCTGACCGCAGCCATCGGCGGCGCCCACACGGCTGACCCCGTGCCGAGCGACGACGCGACCCACTACGCCGCGTGGGGCATGCGGCTCGAGCGCGCGAAGCTTCGTGGCGAGGAGCTCGTGGCGCCGCTGCGCGGCTGGCGGCGCGCACTCGGGACGCTGGTGGTCGAACCGGGCGATGCCGAGAGCATCGAGTCGGTGCGGGAGCTGGCGCGGCAGCTCTCGGTCGCCATCGAGAACGTCCAGCTGCTCGACGAGATCCTGCGGCAGCGGCGGCTCCTCGAGGACACCTTCAACTCGCTGGTGGATCTCGTCGTCGTGCTCGACAAGGACCTGCGCATCGTCGACGCCAACGACGCGTTCGCCTCGCGGGTCGCGCTCAAACGCGCCGAGATCGTCCGGCATCCGCTGCGCGATCTCGTCGGGCCCGAGACGCTCGCGTATGTCGAAGCGGCCGACACCTGGCAGGGGATCGTCCCGGCCGTGCAGCGACGCGTCGACGACACCGAACTGGACGGCATTTTCCTGCTGACGGCGACGCCGCTGAGCAGCCAGGACGGCCGCACGCTGGGGCGCGTGCTGGTGGCGCGCGACATCACCCGCCAGACGCGCCTCGAGGCGGAGCGCGCGGCGCTGCGGGAACGGCTGACGCAGTCGGAGAAGCTCGCCTCGCTCGGCCAGTTCGTGGCGGGCATCGCGCACGAGATCAACAACCCGCTGCAAGGGGTGATGGGGCATCTCGAGCTGATGCTGGCGACGTCGGAGGCGGCCCGTCCGCTGCGCAAGGAGCTGAAGCAGATCTTCCAGGAGGCGGATCGGGCCGCGAAGATCGTGAGAAATCTGCTGGTCTTCACCGGTGCGCACCGCATCGCGCGGCAGAAGACCACGCTCGATCGCGTGCTGACGCGCGCGCTGGCCAGCCGCAAGCCCCAGCTCGCGCGGGCCGGCATCCGCATCGCGCGGCGCCAGGGAGTGCGGCTGCCGCCGGTGCTGTGCGATCCGGCCCACCTGCAGCAGGCCTTCCTCAACGTGCTGATCAACGCCGAGCACGCCGTGCTCGAGGGCGGAGCCGCGCGCCGGATCGACATCACCACCGCCTCGCGGGCCCGCGCCTCGCAGGTCGTGGTCAGGATCCGCGATCACGGCCGCGGTATCGCGGCCGACGTGCTGCCGAAGATCTTCGATCCGTTCTTCACCACCAAGGACGTCGGGCAGGGCACCGGCCTCGGCCTGGCGATCACCTACGGCATCGTCGCCGAACACGGCGGCACGATCACCGCAGCCAACGCCGACGGAGGCGGCGCGGTGTTCGAGATCGAACTGCCGGCGGCATCCGTTGATGGTAAAGTGGGCACCATCGGCCCGCCATGA
- the hslV gene encoding ATP-dependent protease subunit HslV produces MFQATTVLAVRHNGQAVMASDGQVTLGNTVVKQRARKIRRLYNDRILAGFAGSAADSFALFARFEAKLEQYRGNLERSAVELAKDWRTDRMLRRLEAMLVVMDATATYLLSGTGDLIEPDDGIVAIGSGGPFALAAAKALAAHTGLDARAIAEHSMQIAASICIYSNDTLTIETL; encoded by the coding sequence ATGTTCCAGGCAACCACGGTTCTGGCGGTGCGGCACAACGGGCAGGCGGTGATGGCCAGCGACGGCCAGGTCACCCTGGGGAACACGGTCGTCAAGCAGCGCGCCCGGAAGATCCGCCGGCTTTATAACGATCGCATCCTCGCGGGTTTTGCCGGCTCCGCGGCCGATTCGTTCGCGCTCTTCGCCCGCTTCGAAGCCAAGCTGGAACAGTATCGCGGCAATCTGGAGCGATCCGCCGTCGAGCTCGCCAAGGACTGGCGGACAGATCGCATGCTGCGGCGCCTCGAAGCGATGCTGGTCGTGATGGACGCGACCGCGACCTACCTGCTGTCCGGCACCGGCGATCTCATCGAGCCCGACGACGGCATTGTCGCGATCGGCTCGGGAGGTCCGTTCGCGCTCGCGGCCGCCAAGGCTCTCGCCGCGCACACCGGGCTCGACGCGCGCGCCATCGCGGAACACTCCATGCAGATCGCCGCGTCGATCTGCATCTATTCCAACGACACGCTGACCATCGAAACGCTATAG
- a CDS encoding PEGA domain-containing protein — translation MASPSISMGDRGVRMVAPERRNNYSESGTRGASAQARTPSGQAAPRSSSGSTPSPSPARSAPAGGGDRAVNRGVAASNAASGRRASEGAPNNVAGAPEVPSWSRPRNDHPATGTAVTRVGPRPPASAADRLPYSGRYDPYFYGGFGYGLGLGFYDQGFYGYPLYAPFGMGYGIPSGYIDPYYSDPYDYGAGYGAYSSKVYGGHDQGNLKLKVKPRNAKVYVDGFYVGTVDEFDGAFQKLTLNGGRHKVEMRAEGYETTEFDVLITPEQTVTFAGDMKKSQ, via the coding sequence ATGGCGTCCCCGTCGATCAGCATGGGCGACCGCGGCGTCCGGATGGTGGCTCCGGAACGCCGGAACAATTACAGCGAGAGCGGCACGCGCGGCGCGTCGGCGCAGGCGCGGACACCGTCAGGACAGGCCGCGCCGCGCTCGTCGAGCGGCAGCACGCCGAGCCCGAGCCCGGCGCGTTCGGCCCCGGCCGGCGGCGGCGATCGCGCCGTGAACCGCGGTGTTGCGGCGTCGAACGCCGCCAGCGGGCGTCGCGCCAGCGAAGGCGCGCCGAACAACGTCGCCGGCGCGCCGGAAGTTCCGAGCTGGAGCCGGCCGCGCAACGATCACCCCGCCACCGGGACCGCGGTGACGCGCGTCGGTCCGAGACCGCCCGCCAGCGCGGCTGATCGGCTGCCCTATAGCGGCCGCTACGATCCGTACTTCTATGGCGGGTTCGGGTACGGGCTTGGACTCGGCTTCTACGATCAGGGCTTCTACGGATACCCGCTCTACGCACCGTTCGGAATGGGCTACGGCATCCCGTCGGGCTACATCGATCCGTACTATAGCGACCCCTACGACTACGGCGCCGGCTACGGCGCGTATTCGAGCAAGGTCTACGGCGGACACGATCAGGGCAACCTCAAGTTGAAGGTGAAGCCGCGCAACGCCAAGGTCTACGTCGACGGCTTCTATGTCGGCACGGTCGACGAATTCGACGGCGCATTCCAGAAACTGACGCTCAACGGCGGACGACACAAGGTCGAGATGCGCGCCGAGGGTTACGAAACGACGGAATTCGACGTGCTGATCACGCCGGAGCAGACCGTGACCTTCGCCGGCGACATGAAGAAAAGCCAATAG
- a CDS encoding sigma-70 family RNA polymerase sigma factor: MDPNVPLERCLAPGGICHDECGPSLPCHGPEKESQNAWPAVLLGEKRARARMSSTDEELVARSQGGDMESFNQLVMRWERPIYALAYRTIGREEDARDVCQETFLRAFRALKGFKGQAKFSSWLYRIALNLCRDWLRRERRQPVVQAPEGVDLIEMASAATPTETVEDLVARQEISAAVARVMALLPEEQRTAIILKEYHGLTFQEIADMLDCPLSTVKTRLYQGLSVLRRQLDRTHV, encoded by the coding sequence ATGGATCCGAACGTCCCGCTCGAGCGCTGCCTGGCGCCGGGAGGAATCTGCCATGATGAGTGCGGCCCAAGCCTACCCTGTCACGGCCCGGAGAAAGAAAGCCAAAACGCCTGGCCGGCAGTCTTATTGGGCGAGAAGAGAGCGCGCGCACGGATGTCGTCCACGGACGAAGAACTCGTCGCCCGGTCGCAAGGTGGCGACATGGAGAGTTTCAACCAGCTCGTGATGAGGTGGGAGCGGCCGATCTACGCCCTGGCGTACCGGACGATCGGGCGTGAAGAAGACGCCCGAGACGTGTGTCAGGAGACGTTCCTGCGCGCCTTCCGGGCCCTGAAAGGGTTCAAGGGCCAGGCGAAATTCTCGTCGTGGCTCTACCGCATCGCGCTGAATCTGTGCCGCGACTGGTTACGGCGCGAGCGGCGCCAGCCGGTCGTCCAGGCGCCCGAAGGGGTCGATCTCATCGAGATGGCCTCGGCAGCCACGCCGACCGAGACGGTCGAGGATCTGGTCGCGCGACAGGAAATCAGCGCCGCCGTCGCACGCGTGATGGCGCTCCTGCCCGAAGAGCAGCGCACGGCGATCATCCTGAAGGAGTACCACGGGCTCACCTTTCAGGAAATCGCGGACATGTTGGATTGCCCGCTGAGCACGGTGAAGACGCGGTTGTATCAGGGCCTCAGCGTCCTGCGCCGCCAGTTGGATAGAACGCATGTGTAA
- a CDS encoding zf-HC2 domain-containing protein, with protein sequence MCNKIDNADLISYLYEDLDAAGRGAFERHLRGCADCRDELAALRAVRTDLLRWTPPEPEFAFRLVAEPRAAMGRVLTPAVASWRSWLTPAAGLAAAAVLVLAAAAGLARIEVHAGSDGWTLRTGSSGAAALDSTRMAAFAAHDVNLTADDGAFAAIERRIAALETSSRETAAWRNVSLSAARPSNDEELMRVVRELLAQSETRQKGELALRIAQVIRDVDAQRVADLNRVQQGIGRIDATVADEAAAHRELMNYILTSTSKTR encoded by the coding sequence ATGTGTAACAAGATAGACAACGCCGATCTGATTTCCTACCTCTACGAGGATCTCGACGCGGCCGGGCGCGGCGCGTTCGAACGGCATCTGCGCGGCTGCGCCGACTGCCGCGACGAGCTCGCCGCCCTGCGCGCGGTGCGCACCGATTTGCTGCGATGGACCCCGCCCGAGCCGGAATTCGCCTTCCGCCTCGTTGCCGAACCCCGCGCGGCGATGGGCCGTGTCCTGACGCCTGCCGTCGCCTCGTGGCGATCCTGGCTCACACCGGCCGCCGGCCTGGCGGCCGCCGCCGTCCTCGTGCTCGCCGCCGCGGCCGGGCTGGCCCGCATCGAAGTGCACGCCGGCTCCGACGGCTGGACGCTGCGCACCGGCTCGTCGGGCGCCGCGGCGCTCGACTCGACGCGCATGGCGGCGTTCGCGGCGCACGACGTGAACCTGACGGCCGACGACGGCGCGTTCGCCGCGATCGAGCGGCGGATCGCGGCGCTCGAGACGTCGTCGCGCGAAACGGCGGCCTGGCGCAACGTCTCGCTGTCGGCGGCGCGGCCCTCGAATGACGAGGAGCTCATGAGGGTCGTGCGCGAGCTGCTGGCGCAGAGCGAGACGCGCCAGAAGGGTGAGCTGGCGCTCCGCATCGCCCAGGTCATTCGTGACGTCGATGCGCAGCGCGTCGCCGACCTGAACCGTGTGCAGCAGGGGATCGGCCGCATCGACGCGACGGTCGCGGACGAAGCGGCGGCGCATCGCGAGCTGATGAACTACATCCTGACGTCGACCTCGAAGACCAGATAG
- a CDS encoding amino acid permease, which yields MALPAGAFLERRLGAFDAAAIVVSNVIGGGIFFVPVIVAQLVPNPGALLAVWVAGGTLALFGAMAYAELAAVRPHAGGEYVYLRDAFGPVAAFLTGWTSFIAGFSGAIAASAVALADYVTRFVPGAAHARPVLALTAIAALTLVHVRGVGPGRLVQNLLAGLKVAGILIIVAAGFAFGHGHAENLTPAGHAAAVPWLLALVPVMFTYSGWNAAAYVAEEVRDPSRNVPLALGLGTLAVVAIYVLLNALYLYAIPVGELSAVPGGRLLDTAAERMFGVAAGHLLAVFTIVSLSASVSAMILAGPRVYFAMARDGMFVRAAGRVHPRFHTPAAAIIAQSIWSAVLVLSGTLSQLVSYTGFAVVLFSAVAVSALFVLRRRDALGRAPAFSAIGYPWAPALFVIASAVMLGNEVWRNPLPTLVGSALIAAGVPVYFLVRARR from the coding sequence GTGGCGCTCCCGGCCGGCGCCTTTCTCGAACGGAGGCTCGGTGCGTTCGATGCCGCGGCGATCGTCGTCTCGAACGTCATCGGCGGCGGCATTTTCTTCGTTCCGGTGATCGTCGCGCAGCTGGTGCCCAACCCCGGCGCTCTGTTGGCGGTATGGGTGGCGGGTGGCACGCTTGCCCTGTTCGGCGCGATGGCTTATGCCGAGCTCGCCGCCGTGCGGCCGCATGCCGGCGGCGAGTACGTCTACCTCCGCGACGCCTTCGGGCCGGTCGCGGCGTTCCTCACCGGTTGGACGTCGTTCATCGCCGGCTTCTCGGGCGCGATCGCGGCGAGCGCGGTCGCGCTTGCCGACTACGTCACCCGCTTCGTGCCGGGAGCGGCGCACGCCCGGCCGGTCCTCGCGCTGACGGCGATCGCGGCGCTGACGCTCGTGCACGTGCGCGGCGTCGGTCCGGGGCGGCTCGTCCAGAACCTGCTGGCCGGATTGAAGGTCGCCGGCATCCTGATCATCGTGGCGGCCGGGTTCGCATTCGGCCACGGCCACGCCGAGAATCTGACGCCGGCCGGCCACGCGGCTGCCGTACCGTGGCTGCTCGCGCTGGTGCCGGTGATGTTCACCTATTCGGGCTGGAACGCCGCTGCCTATGTCGCCGAGGAGGTGCGCGATCCGTCGCGCAACGTGCCGCTGGCGCTCGGCCTCGGGACGCTGGCGGTGGTGGCCATCTACGTCCTGCTGAACGCGCTGTATCTCTACGCGATCCCGGTGGGGGAGCTGTCGGCCGTGCCGGGCGGGCGGCTGCTCGACACCGCCGCTGAACGAATGTTCGGCGTCGCAGCGGGCCACCTGCTCGCGGTCTTCACGATCGTCAGCCTGTCGGCGAGCGTCAGCGCGATGATTCTCGCGGGCCCGCGCGTCTACTTCGCGATGGCGCGCGACGGCATGTTCGTGCGCGCCGCCGGGCGCGTGCATCCGCGCTTCCACACCCCGGCCGCGGCGATCATCGCGCAGAGCATCTGGAGCGCGGTGCTGGTGCTGTCGGGCACGCTGTCGCAGCTGGTGAGCTATACCGGATTCGCGGTGGTGCTGTTTTCGGCCGTCGCGGTGAGCGCACTCTTCGTGCTGCGGCGCCGCGATGCGCTGGGACGTGCGCCGGCCTTCTCGGCGATCGGATATCCCTGGGCGCCAGCGCTGTTCGTGATCGCGAGCGCGGTCATGCTCGGCAACGAGGTCTGGCGCAATCCGCTGCCGACGCTGGTGGGCAGCGCGCTCATCGCCGCCGGCGTCCCTGTGTATTTTCTGGTGCGCGCCCGCCGCTGA